One part of the Parambassis ranga chromosome 8, fParRan2.1, whole genome shotgun sequence genome encodes these proteins:
- the hoatz gene encoding cilia- and flagella-associated protein HOATZ: MSLQPEEEFDKLFLVFEGSSSEDVSHARQLWSSLSLLPPLESRLESADIRQRLPVSRPRRSSTAAVPGHIPPVPEPPSLPALRQMQEERQRYAAMADQRLEILALLRKQREQRIQKELLSAAFKPRVKESREKKPKRQEDSDLEVDRELVRQLQ; encoded by the coding sequence ATGTCTTTACAGCCTGAGGAGGAGTTTGATAAAttgtttttagtgtttgaaGGCTCTTCTTCAGAGGATGTGTCCCATGCCAGGCAGCTGTGGAGCTCCCTGTCGCTGCTCCCGCCGCTTGAGTCCCGACTGGAGTCGGCAGACATCCGCCAGAGGCTGCCGGTATCCCGTCCGCGGCGCAGCAGCACCGCTGCTGTTCCCGGCCACATACCCCCAGTCCCGGAACCGCCGAGTCTTCCCGCTCTCCGGCagatgcaggaggagaggcagcGGTACGCGGCCATGGCAGACCAGAGGCTGGAGATCCTGGCTCTgctgaggaagcagagagagcagaggatccagaaggagctgctgtctgcgGCCTTTAAACCCAGAGtgaaggagagcagagaaaagaagCCGAAACGACAAGAAGATTCAGACTTGGAGGTGGACAGGGAGCTGGTCAGACAGCTGCAGTAG